In Lachnospiraceae bacterium, the DNA window ATGCGATGGAAAGTAAGTCCGTCATAAAAACCATTTCCAACCAGATCAAGGAAGTTTGCAACAGTAACAGGAGCTGCATCTCCATCTAATTCTACGTTAATAGTGCCGTAATCTTTTACATTGATCTCTACATGGTGCTTTCCGGCAGCTGCCCTCAGATCCAGTTCACTGTTTTCCTCTGCTGCTTCTGTAGTTTCACTGACTGCTGCCTGGGTTGTCTTATCTGTTTTTTCTGTTTCTTTTGTATCTTCTACCTTTGCAGTTGTTTCAACTGCAGTTGTTCCTGCCGCATTATCCTTTGTACTGCAGCCTGCTAATAACATAGCAGATGCTGCTGCCATCAGGCAGATCTTCATCCATTTTTTCATTTTTTGTTATAATTCCTTTCTCTACTATGAAAGTGTTGCCAAGTAGCTATAATGTCTGCATATCTGAACGAAAAGACATATAGGCATCTGGCAGCCGGGACACCAGCTGTTCCCAGCATAGCATTTTCACCTCATACAGTAAAGCGTTTCACAAAAATATCAAACTTCCGTAAGATTTATTAAGAAAGATTTTTTCTGTATACATCCGCCAAAAGCAACAGCGCCGAAGTTTCCTCCGACGCTGTCACTTTTATCCCTTATATAACAATTTTTAATCGATCAGCCTGTTTTAATCTCTGTAATTAATCTTCCAGAGCTGCCTGTGCTGCTGCTAAGCGGGCGATCGGTACACGGAATGGTGAGCAGGATACATAGTCCAGTCCAATCTTATGGCAGAATTCTACGGAGCTTGGGTCACCGCCGTGCTCGCCGCAGATACCAACATGAAGTTCAGGACGTGTAGCCTTTCCTAACTTAATAGCCATTTCCATCAGCTTGCCTACACCAGTCTGATCCAGTTTTGCAAATGGATCATTCTCGAAGATCTTAGCATCATAGTAAGCATTTAAGAACTTGCCAGCATCATCACGGGAGAATCCGTAAGTCATCTGGGTTAAGTCATTGGTACCGAAGCAGAAGAATTCAGCATCCTTAGCGATCTCATCAGCAGTTAAAGCTGCTCTTGGGATCTCAATCATAGTACCAACTTCATATTTCAGATCAACACCAGCTGCTGCGATCTCAGCATCAGCGGTCTCAACAACGATCTTCTTAACATACTTTAATTCCTTTGTATCGCAGATCAGAGGGATCATGATCTCTGGGCAAACATTCCAGTCTGCATGAGCCTTCTTAACATTGATAGCTGCACGGATAACAGCTCTTGTCTGCATCTTGGCGATTTCAGGATAGGTAACAGCCAGACGGCAGCCACGGTGTCCCATCATTGGGTTGAATTCGTGAAGCGCATCACAGATAGCCTTGATCTGTTCAACAGTCTTGCCCTGTGCGTCAGCCAGCTTCTTAATATCCTCTTCCTCAGTAGGAACGAACTCATGCAGAGGCGGATCCAGGAAACGGATGGTAACTGGGTTGCCTTCCAGAGCTTCGTACAG includes these proteins:
- a CDS encoding peptidylprolyl isomerase encodes the protein MKKWMKICLMAAASAMLLAGCSTKDNAAGTTAVETTAKVEDTKETEKTDKTTQAAVSETTEAAEENSELDLRAAAGKHHVEINVKDYGTINVELDGDAAPVTVANFLDLVGNGFYDGLTFHRIISGFMIQGGDPLGTGMGGSEREIKGEFDSNGVKNTLSHTRGAISMARSQRKDSASSQFFIVHKDSTFLDGEYACFGYVTDGMEVVDAICEDTKVEDNNGTVAKENQPVIESIKVID